One Ahaetulla prasina isolate Xishuangbanna chromosome 1, ASM2864084v1, whole genome shotgun sequence DNA window includes the following coding sequences:
- the TMEM30A gene encoding cell cycle control protein 50A isoform X2 has product MYQEIRFWYKLNGGGHRSKPFMLESKLLMHTQIDYTGIDPSSPCNKCLNVSWNAPSCNCVINFTLDQSFEGNVFMYYGLSNFYQNHRRYVKSRDDSQLNGNNISLHKPSKECEPYHTSENKPIAPCGAIANSMFNDTLKLVHYDHNTSKPVNISLLRKGIAWWTDKNVKFRNPTGETNNLTILFQGTSKPVNWRKPVYELDVDDLDNNGFINEDFIVWMRTAALPTFRKLYRLIEKKDNLQPTLPAGKYSLEIEYNYPVHSFDGRKRMILSTISWMGGKNPFLGIAYITVGSICFFLGVVLLVIHHKYGNRNNSADIPN; this is encoded by the exons ATTGACTACACAGGAATAGATCCAAGTAGTCCCTGCAATAAATGTTTAAATGTATCTTGGAATGCCCCATCCTGCAACTGTGTCATTAACTTCACATTGGATCAGTCGTTTGAG ggCAATGTGTTTATGTATTATGGATTATCCAACTTTTACCAAAACCACCGTCGCTATGTAAAGTCTCGGGATGATAGTCAGCTAAATGGAAATAACATTTCTTTACAC AAACCTAGTAAGGAGTGTGAACCTTACCATACGAGTGAGAATAAACCTATTGCTCCTTGTGGAGCTATTGCCAACAGCATGTTCAATG atacaTTGAAGCTTGTTCATTATGACCACAATACCTCTAAGCCCGTGAATATTTCTCTGCTGAGAAaaggcattgcttggtggacagACAAAAATGTTAAGTTCAGGAATCCTACTGGTGAAACAAATAACTTGACAATACTTTTTCAAG GAACATCAAAACCTGTCAACTGGCGCAAACCAGTGTATGAGTTAGATGTTGATGATCTGGACAACAATGGATTCATCAATGAAGACTTTATTGTATGGATGCGTACTGCAGCACTTCCTACGTTTCGTAAACTGTATCGACTTATAGAGAAGAAAGATAACTTACAACCTACTCTGCCAGCTGGGAAATATTCTTTGGAAATAGAATATA ATTATCCTGTGCACAGCTTTGATGGGCGGAAACGGATGATCCTGAGCACCATTTCTTGGATGGGAGGCAAAAATCCTTTCCTGGGAATAGCATATATAACAGTCGGCTCCATTTGTTTCTTTCTTGGAGTAGTGCTGCTTGTCATTCATCACAAATATGGAAACCGGAACAATAGTGCAGACATTCCCAATTAA